From the Companilactobacillus ginsenosidimutans genome, the window AGGCGACTTAATAACAAAATAAAAATGACCATCCAATTGATCAACATCAAATTTACGCATATAAAAAGTCCTCACAATCTTAATAGCTAAAGCATACATGAGTTGTAAGAAAAAGTATGCAAATATCACATGTTATAACGTTTTTTTGCAGTGAACTTAAACATTTATACAGTGAACCATATGTAAAGCAGCAAGTGACCTCGGACTTAACAGAATCCTTTTGTGCTAAAAAAATAAACCGCAAATTAAGTCTGGAGGTGGAGTACTGCGGGGAGCCAGCCGTGACATCCTTGATTGTTCGTTGGCGGAGCCAACACCAAGACTGTTGCGCACGAGCTTTAGCTCGTACGTTCCTGCTGTTGTTTGGTCGGCCATAAGCCGGCCTTACAACAAGGCAAGCCAATGGGACCGCACTTTGGCCCATTTGTTGCCCATAGTGTTCCGCCCCCGCAGTACGGAACCTCCAGACGGCATTCCACCTCTATCCCCCATTTTTTTAGCACAAGAAAAAAGGCATTATGCTTGAGTTTCCGCGCATAATATCTTTTAATTTCAATCGGATCTTACTACTCTAATCAATTTCTTCTTCGGCGGTAAAGCTTTCAACAACAGTCTCAATAGCCGAGACCAGTGGACTATCTGAGTTCAATCCCGTCTCGGAAAATTTATTCTCCCACCAGTCAGTTCGAATCTTTTGAATTTTTTCTACTACTTGGCTGCCCAATTGGGTTAGTTGTAAAACTTTAGTTTTTCCGACTCCATTTTGTTTCGTCAAATAATCCAGTTTTTCCATTTTATTAATTTCTC encodes:
- a CDS encoding MarR family winged helix-turn-helix transcriptional regulator, producing MKNIGYLAQDISILHRQYYKDTREQFNQLELNPTAACILLTIGDYPNITQNHVARQLVVDKGLATREINKMEKLDYLTKQNGVGKTKVLQLTQLGSQVVEKIQKIRTDWWENKFSETGLNSDSPLVSAIETVVESFTAEEEID